In Nocardia sp. NBC_00403, one DNA window encodes the following:
- the lysS gene encoding lysine--tRNA ligase: MRIRREKRERLLADGGEAYPVVVPRTHTLAEIRSAYPDLAADTQTGLQAGVAGRVIFMRNTGKLCFATLQEGDGTKLQAMISLNGVGADALAAWKSDVDLGDFVFVHGEVISSRTGELSVMADSWSMAAKSLRPLPVAHKEMNEESRVRQRYVDLIVRPEAREMARTRVAVVRAMRNALERRGFLEVETPMLQTLHGGAAARPFVTRSNALDMDLYLRIAPELFLKRCVVGGLEHVFEINRNFRNEGSDSTHSPEFAMLETYQAYGTYDDAQRMTRELVQEVAQEVFGTQVVTLADGTEYDLRGEWTTVEMYPSLSDALGVSVTPETSVSELRALADRVGLEIPEDKGYGHGKLVEELWEHQYGDKLYAPTFVRDFPVETSPLTRQHRSNPGVTEKWDLYVRGFELATGYSELVDPVIQRERFVDQARLAAQGDDEAMLLDEDFLAAMEHGMPPTTGTGMGIDRLLMALTGLGIRETILFPIVRPVTR; this comes from the coding sequence ATACGGATTCGCAGGGAGAAGCGCGAGCGCCTGCTCGCCGACGGTGGTGAGGCATATCCGGTCGTCGTGCCCCGCACGCATACCCTCGCCGAAATTCGGTCGGCCTATCCGGATCTGGCGGCGGACACGCAGACCGGCCTGCAGGCCGGTGTAGCGGGCCGCGTCATATTCATGCGTAATACCGGCAAGCTATGTTTCGCGACACTGCAGGAGGGTGACGGCACCAAGCTGCAGGCGATGATCAGCCTGAACGGTGTCGGCGCCGATGCGCTCGCGGCGTGGAAGTCCGATGTGGACCTCGGTGACTTCGTTTTCGTGCACGGTGAGGTCATCTCGTCGCGGACCGGCGAATTGAGCGTTATGGCCGATTCCTGGTCCATGGCTGCCAAGTCGCTGCGGCCGCTGCCGGTCGCGCACAAGGAGATGAACGAGGAGTCCCGGGTTCGGCAGCGTTATGTCGATCTGATCGTGCGCCCCGAGGCCAGGGAAATGGCCAGGACCAGGGTCGCGGTCGTGCGTGCGATGCGCAATGCCTTGGAGCGTCGCGGATTCCTCGAGGTCGAGACCCCGATGCTGCAGACACTGCACGGCGGTGCGGCGGCCAGGCCGTTCGTCACTCGTTCGAATGCCCTCGATATGGACCTCTACCTGCGAATTGCGCCGGAACTGTTCCTCAAGAGGTGTGTGGTCGGCGGCCTGGAGCACGTCTTCGAGATCAACAGGAACTTCCGTAACGAGGGTTCGGACTCTACGCATTCGCCGGAGTTCGCGATGCTGGAAACATACCAGGCATACGGCACCTACGACGATGCACAGCGCATGACCCGAGAATTGGTGCAGGAAGTTGCGCAGGAGGTGTTCGGCACGCAGGTGGTGACTCTCGCGGACGGCACCGAATATGATCTGCGCGGTGAGTGGACAACAGTAGAGATGTACCCCTCGCTGTCTGATGCACTGGGTGTCTCGGTCACTCCGGAAACGTCGGTTTCGGAATTGCGCGCACTTGCCGATCGGGTCGGTCTGGAAATTCCGGAAGACAAGGGCTATGGCCACGGCAAACTTGTAGAAGAACTGTGGGAACACCAGTACGGCGACAAGTTGTACGCCCCCACATTCGTGCGCGACTTCCCGGTGGAGACCTCGCCGCTCACCAGACAGCATCGGAGCAATCCTGGAGTTACCGAGAAGTGGGACCTCTATGTGCGCGGCTTCGAGTTGGCAACGGGCTATTCGGAGTTGGTCGATCCGGTGATCCAGCGCGAGCGGTTCGTCGACCAAGCGCGGTTGGCCGCGCAGGGTGACGACGAGGCCATGCTCCTCGACGAGGACTTCCTTGCCGCGATGGAGCACGGCATGCCTCCGACAACGGGTACAGGTATGGGAATCGATCGGTTGTTGATGGCACTCACGGGATTGGGAATCCGCGAAACGATACTGTTCCCAATTGTGCGTCCAGTCACTCGCTGA
- a CDS encoding histone-like nucleoid-structuring protein Lsr2, with translation MAKKVTVSLIDDVDGESIADETIEFAIDGVSYEIDLSSANASKLRDGLEEWVSSARRVSGRRRVKAAVAAAGSPKSRVSIDREQSAAIREWARRNGHKVSARGRISADITDAYNKAAKA, from the coding sequence ATGGCAAAGAAGGTCACCGTTAGCCTGATCGACGATGTCGACGGTGAGTCCATCGCGGACGAGACCATCGAGTTTGCGATCGACGGTGTTTCGTACGAGATCGACCTGTCGTCGGCAAATGCGTCGAAGCTGCGCGACGGGCTGGAAGAGTGGGTTTCGAGTGCTCGGCGCGTGAGCGGCCGACGTCGCGTCAAGGCTGCGGTCGCGGCGGCTGGAAGCCCGAAGAGCCGGGTCTCGATCGATCGTGAACAAAGTGCTGCAATTCGCGAGTGGGCGCGCCGTAATGGCCACAAGGTGTCCGCACGGGGTCGAATCTCCGCCGACATCACCGATGCGTACAACAAGGCTGCGAAGGCCTGA
- a CDS encoding FHA domain-containing protein: MTAFVGSLLRFTDDEGRQQELMLTADQQRITIGRSPQADLALPWDAEVSRLHAAVEYLGAHWTIVDDGLSRNGTFINGERLVGRRRLMAGDRIRVGTSLVSFHDFGGVADEATRTSTGSIPTLRSLTETQHAVLIALCRPYKNGAGFATPASNQQIADELFLSVDAIKTHLRALFAKFGVESLPQNLKRVRLAGLAMQSGLISDRDL; this comes from the coding sequence GTGACTGCATTCGTCGGATCATTGTTGCGGTTCACTGATGACGAGGGACGTCAGCAGGAGCTGATGCTCACCGCGGACCAGCAGCGCATCACCATCGGCCGTTCCCCGCAGGCCGATTTGGCGTTGCCGTGGGACGCCGAGGTCTCCCGCCTGCACGCGGCCGTCGAGTATCTCGGTGCGCATTGGACCATCGTCGACGACGGCCTGTCCCGCAACGGCACCTTCATCAACGGCGAGCGGTTGGTCGGCAGGCGCCGGCTGATGGCGGGCGATCGAATTCGGGTCGGCACCTCGCTGGTGTCATTTCATGATTTCGGTGGCGTGGCCGATGAGGCCACCAGGACCTCGACCGGCTCGATACCGACATTGCGCTCACTCACCGAGACGCAGCACGCGGTGTTGATCGCACTGTGCCGTCCGTACAAGAACGGGGCGGGCTTCGCCACCCCCGCCTCCAATCAGCAGATCGCCGACGAACTGTTCCTCAGCGTCGATGCGATCAAGACACATTTGCGTGCGCTGTTCGCCAAGTTCGGCGTGGAAAGTCTCCCGCAGAACCTCAAAAGAGTGCGCCTCGCAGGCCTCGCCATGCAGAGCGGTCTCATTTCCGACCGGGATCTGTGA
- a CDS encoding anthrone oxygenase family protein — translation MTAFRIAALVAATLTTGLIAGLFYAYANSVMPALNRTDDRAMIDVMQKINVVIINPVFMIGFMGTVAFSVLAAALHLGKEHRTTLIWVAVALVLNIIAFAVTSGMNVPLNDQLAAAGDPASIVDLAQVRADFESAWVRWNIVRAVFHTLAFLALIGALFVAGMQHARSTAAVAGASVGSAPGRFVAQQAPQQGTQSQVPGQFSAPHAHNQYSAQFGAPAYRQA, via the coding sequence ATGACCGCCTTTCGGATCGCAGCACTAGTGGCGGCCACGCTCACCACCGGCCTGATTGCCGGGCTGTTCTACGCCTACGCGAACTCGGTGATGCCCGCCCTGAATCGCACCGACGACCGCGCCATGATCGACGTGATGCAGAAGATCAATGTGGTGATCATCAACCCGGTGTTCATGATCGGGTTCATGGGCACCGTCGCCTTCTCTGTCCTGGCGGCAGCACTGCACTTGGGCAAGGAGCATCGCACCACGCTGATCTGGGTCGCAGTGGCCTTGGTGCTCAACATCATTGCCTTCGCGGTGACCTCCGGAATGAACGTCCCGCTGAACGATCAGCTCGCCGCCGCGGGTGACCCCGCATCGATCGTCGATCTGGCCCAGGTTCGCGCCGACTTCGAATCCGCTTGGGTCCGTTGGAATATCGTGCGCGCCGTGTTCCACACCCTGGCCTTCCTCGCGCTGATCGGCGCGCTGTTCGTCGCGGGTATGCAGCACGCTCGCAGCACCGCCGCCGTGGCCGGTGCGTCGGTGGGTTCGGCGCCGGGCCGATTCGTCGCCCAGCAGGCGCCGCAGCAGGGAACGCAGTCGCAGGTGCCCGGGCAGTTCTCCGCGCCGCATGCGCACAACCAGTACTCCGCACAATTCGGCGCACCGGCTTACCGCCAGGCCTGA
- a CDS encoding esterase/lipase family protein codes for MRRAPGAAFIAIVLAALWISAASSAYAERYTVDYNFFSGIPAELIDHGGSLPGSNDWSCRPSAEHPNPVVLAHGTGGGAQTNWGVYVPLLANEGYCVYSLTYGAYGLPWPLSAVGGMLPMEQGAAQFGAFVDRVLAATGASRVDVVGHSQGTVVPNYYAKRLGGADKIDKYVSIAPAWRGTNAGGAGAIAAYADRLGLGPAFEATVGSLCRACMQLLQGSPFLTQLNSDGVYAPTITYTNIVTAYDEIVVPYTSGFVPGPNATNIVVQDGCALDYSDHLAIAGSPRAARYVLNALDPSHPRDVGCEFVPPFTG; via the coding sequence ATGCGACGGGCTCCAGGCGCCGCATTCATCGCAATCGTGCTCGCCGCGCTGTGGATCAGCGCGGCGAGTTCCGCGTATGCGGAGCGTTATACGGTCGACTACAACTTCTTCTCCGGCATCCCCGCCGAACTGATCGACCACGGTGGCTCGCTGCCGGGCTCCAACGACTGGTCGTGCCGCCCGAGCGCCGAGCATCCGAACCCGGTCGTACTCGCCCACGGCACCGGTGGTGGCGCGCAGACGAATTGGGGCGTGTATGTGCCGCTGCTGGCCAATGAGGGCTACTGCGTCTACTCGTTGACCTACGGCGCTTACGGGCTGCCCTGGCCCCTCTCAGCCGTCGGCGGGATGCTTCCGATGGAGCAGGGGGCGGCACAGTTCGGGGCGTTCGTCGATCGCGTCCTCGCGGCCACCGGTGCGAGCCGAGTCGATGTGGTCGGGCATTCCCAGGGCACGGTGGTGCCGAACTACTACGCGAAGCGATTGGGTGGCGCCGACAAGATCGACAAGTACGTCTCGATCGCACCGGCATGGCGCGGTACCAACGCGGGCGGCGCCGGCGCGATCGCCGCGTACGCCGACCGGCTCGGGCTCGGCCCCGCATTCGAGGCGACGGTGGGTTCGCTGTGTCGGGCCTGTATGCAACTTCTCCAGGGTTCGCCCTTCCTGACCCAGCTCAACAGCGATGGCGTCTACGCGCCGACCATCACCTACACCAATATCGTCACCGCATACGACGAAATCGTCGTCCCGTACACCTCGGGGTTCGTCCCGGGGCCGAACGCAACTAACATTGTTGTTCAGGACGGGTGCGCGCTGGACTACTCCGACCATCTGGCGATCGCAGGCAGCCCACGTGCGGCACGTTACGTGCTCAACGCACTCGACCCTTCCCACCCGCGGGACGTCGGGTGCGAGTTTGTTCCCCCGTTCACGGGGTAG
- a CDS encoding ATP-dependent Clp protease ATP-binding subunit translates to MFERFTDRARRVVVLAQEEARMLNHNYIGTEHILLGLIHEGEGVAAKSLESLGISLEGVRSQVEEIIGQGQQAPSGHIPFTPRAKKVLELSLREALQLGHNYIGTEHILLGLIREGEGVAAQVLVKLGADLNRVRQQVIQLLSGYQGKEPVESGSRGEAGTPSTSLVLDQFGRNLTQAALEGKLDPVIGRSKEIERVMQVLSRRTKNNPVLIGEPGVGKTAVVEGLAQAIVNGEVPETLKDKQLYTLDLGSLVAGSRYRGDFEERLKKVLKEINTRGDIILFIDELHTLVGAGAAEGAIDAASILKPKLARGELQTIGATTLDEYRKYIEKDAALERRFQPVQVGEPTVEHTINILKGLRDRYEAHHRVSITDGALVAAATLADRYINDRFLPDKAIDLIDEAGARMRIRRMTAPPDLREFDDKIADARREKESAIDAQDFEKAARLRDKEKQLVAKRAEREKQWRSGDLDVVAEVDDEQIAEVLANWTGIPVFKLTEEETTRLLRMEDELHKRIIGQEDAVKAVSKAIRRTRAGLKDPKRPSGSFIFAGPSGVGKTELAKSLANFLFGDDDALIQIDMGEFHDRFTASRLFGAPPGYVGYEEGGQLTEKVRRKPFSVVLFDEIEKAHQEIYNTLLQVLEDGRLTDGQGRTVDFKNTVLIFTSNLGTSDISKAVGLGFTQSNAEGSNYERMKLKVNDELKKHFRPEFLNRIDDVIVFHQLTTEQIVQMVDLMIGRVAVQLKNKDMAIELAPQGKALLAKRGFDPVLGARPLRRTIQREIEDQLSEKILFGEIGPGQTIVVDVEGWDGEGSGEDAKFTFTGKATLTKEPATEEKPEVVLTAAGEGTTEAAASGE, encoded by the coding sequence ATGTTCGAGAGGTTCACCGACCGCGCGAGGCGTGTCGTTGTCCTGGCCCAAGAAGAGGCCCGGATGCTCAACCACAACTACATCGGCACCGAGCACATCCTGCTTGGGTTGATCCACGAGGGCGAGGGTGTCGCAGCGAAGTCGCTGGAGTCCCTCGGTATTTCGCTGGAGGGTGTGCGCAGCCAGGTGGAGGAGATCATCGGTCAGGGCCAGCAGGCTCCGTCCGGTCACATCCCGTTCACCCCGCGTGCCAAGAAGGTGCTGGAGCTGAGTCTGCGCGAGGCGCTGCAGCTCGGCCACAACTACATCGGCACCGAGCACATTCTGCTCGGCCTGATCCGCGAGGGTGAGGGCGTCGCGGCGCAGGTGCTGGTCAAGCTGGGTGCGGATCTCAACCGCGTGCGCCAGCAGGTCATCCAGCTGCTGTCCGGATACCAGGGCAAGGAGCCGGTCGAATCCGGTTCCCGCGGCGAGGCGGGCACTCCGTCCACTTCGCTGGTGCTCGACCAGTTCGGTCGCAACCTGACCCAGGCCGCGCTCGAAGGCAAGCTCGACCCGGTCATCGGCCGCTCGAAGGAAATCGAGCGCGTGATGCAGGTGCTGAGCCGCCGCACCAAGAACAACCCCGTGCTGATCGGCGAGCCCGGTGTCGGTAAGACCGCTGTCGTCGAGGGCCTGGCGCAGGCCATCGTCAACGGCGAGGTCCCCGAGACCCTCAAGGACAAGCAGCTCTACACCCTCGACCTGGGTTCCCTGGTCGCGGGTAGCCGCTACCGCGGTGATTTCGAAGAGCGCCTGAAGAAGGTGCTCAAGGAAATCAACACCCGCGGCGACATCATCCTGTTCATCGACGAGTTGCACACGCTCGTCGGTGCGGGCGCCGCCGAGGGCGCGATCGACGCGGCCTCGATCCTGAAGCCGAAGCTGGCCCGTGGCGAGCTGCAGACCATCGGTGCGACCACCCTCGACGAGTACCGCAAGTACATCGAGAAGGACGCCGCACTCGAGCGCCGGTTCCAGCCGGTGCAGGTCGGCGAGCCGACGGTCGAGCACACCATCAACATCCTCAAGGGTCTGCGTGACCGCTACGAGGCGCATCACCGGGTGTCCATCACCGACGGTGCGCTCGTCGCCGCCGCAACGCTGGCCGACCGCTACATCAACGACCGGTTCCTGCCGGACAAGGCGATCGACCTGATCGACGAGGCCGGTGCGCGCATGCGCATCCGTCGCATGACCGCTCCGCCGGACCTGCGTGAATTCGACGACAAGATCGCCGATGCGCGCCGGGAGAAGGAAAGCGCCATCGACGCGCAGGACTTCGAGAAGGCGGCGCGCCTGCGCGACAAGGAAAAGCAGCTGGTCGCCAAGCGCGCCGAGCGCGAAAAGCAGTGGCGCTCCGGTGATCTCGACGTGGTTGCCGAGGTCGACGACGAGCAGATCGCGGAGGTGCTCGCCAACTGGACCGGCATCCCCGTCTTCAAGCTCACCGAGGAGGAGACCACCCGTCTGCTCCGCATGGAGGACGAGCTGCACAAGCGGATCATCGGCCAGGAAGATGCCGTCAAGGCCGTCTCCAAGGCGATCCGCCGCACGCGCGCCGGCCTGAAGGACCCGAAGCGTCCCTCCGGTTCGTTCATCTTCGCCGGTCCGTCCGGTGTCGGTAAGACCGAATTGGCCAAGTCGCTGGCGAACTTCCTGTTCGGCGACGATGACGCGCTCATCCAGATCGACATGGGCGAGTTCCACGACCGCTTCACCGCATCGCGGCTCTTCGGTGCCCCTCCCGGGTACGTCGGCTACGAAGAGGGCGGCCAGCTCACCGAGAAGGTGCGCCGCAAGCCGTTCTCCGTGGTGCTGTTCGACGAGATCGAAAAGGCACATCAGGAGATCTACAACACCCTGTTGCAGGTCCTCGAGGACGGTCGTCTCACCGACGGCCAGGGTCGCACGGTCGACTTCAAGAACACCGTGCTGATCTTCACCTCGAACCTGGGTACCTCGGACATCTCCAAGGCCGTCGGTCTGGGCTTCACCCAGAGCAACGCCGAGGGATCGAACTACGAGCGGATGAAGCTCAAGGTCAACGACGAGCTGAAGAAGCACTTCCGCCCCGAGTTCCTCAACCGCATCGACGACGTCATCGTCTTCCACCAGCTCACGACCGAACAGATCGTGCAGATGGTGGACCTGATGATCGGCCGCGTCGCCGTGCAGCTGAAGAACAAGGACATGGCGATCGAGCTGGCTCCGCAGGGCAAGGCGCTGCTGGCCAAGCGTGGTTTCGATCCCGTGCTCGGCGCCCGGCCGCTGCGCAGGACCATCCAGCGCGAGATCGAGGATCAGCTCTCGGAGAAGATCCTCTTCGGCGAGATCGGCCCAGGACAGACCATTGTGGTCGACGTCGAGGGCTGGGACGGCGAAGGCTCGGGCGAGGACGCCAAGTTCACCTTCACCGGCAAGGCGACGCTGACCAAGGAGCCCGCGACCGAAGAGAAGCCGGAAGTCGTGCTGACCGCCGCAGGCGAAGGCACCACCGAGGCAGCTGCTTCGGGCGAATAA
- a CDS encoding LLM class flavin-dependent oxidoreductase produces MSMNFGIVLSPRSGTDWVRAVQGAEQQGYRTILMPDTLNTPSPFPALAAAAAVTTTVRLRPNVIAAPLRTTATTVRETAALQLLSDGRFELGIGSGRPEARSDAGRLGMPWGSASERRGILAATVAAVRAQVDPTPPIVVAANGPRMLSAAAEFADRILLAASPQATEEQLAEMVRVVRDNTDRDIRFTHQLVGIGDRLPYWLGTHLGLTADELRAGGAAGVLDSDPAAIIDVLESRREKYGIDELVVPGDLARDFAPMLTRFAH; encoded by the coding sequence ATGAGCATGAATTTCGGCATTGTCCTCAGCCCACGCTCGGGAACCGACTGGGTGCGCGCCGTCCAGGGCGCTGAGCAACAGGGCTATCGGACGATCCTGATGCCGGACACCCTCAACACCCCGTCGCCCTTCCCGGCGCTCGCGGCCGCGGCCGCGGTGACCACCACGGTGCGGCTGCGCCCCAATGTGATTGCCGCACCCCTGCGCACCACTGCCACGACCGTGCGGGAAACCGCAGCGCTGCAACTGCTTTCCGACGGGCGGTTCGAGCTCGGCATCGGCTCGGGGCGTCCGGAGGCCCGCTCGGATGCCGGCCGGCTCGGCATGCCGTGGGGCTCGGCAAGCGAGCGGCGCGGCATCCTCGCCGCAACGGTCGCCGCGGTGCGCGCACAGGTCGACCCGACCCCGCCGATCGTCGTCGCGGCCAATGGCCCGCGAATGCTTTCCGCCGCAGCCGAATTCGCCGACCGCATCCTGCTGGCAGCCAGCCCGCAGGCCACCGAGGAACAGCTGGCCGAGATGGTGCGCGTGGTGCGCGACAACACCGATCGCGACATTCGCTTCACCCACCAATTGGTCGGCATCGGCGACCGGCTCCCATATTGGCTCGGCACACACCTCGGCCTCACCGCCGACGAACTGCGGGCGGGCGGGGCAGCGGGTGTGCTGGATTCCGATCCGGCCGCGATCATCGATGTGCTCGAATCCCGAAGGGAGAAATACGGAATCGACGAACTGGTCGTCCCCGGCGACCTTGCCCGCGACTTCGCACCGATGCTGACCAGGTTCGCGCACTAG
- a CDS encoding SHOCT domain-containing protein, whose protein sequence is MNIFTQPETLTFLADHYDNGWHPWPFFWIFPLLFWVTFMVVVFVVRHRFIGHQSGIGALRTAFARGEITEDQYRSRLAVLREPKRPAKS, encoded by the coding sequence ATGAATATTTTCACCCAACCCGAAACCCTGACCTTCCTGGCCGATCACTACGACAACGGCTGGCATCCATGGCCGTTTTTCTGGATCTTCCCGCTCCTGTTCTGGGTCACCTTCATGGTCGTCGTCTTCGTCGTCCGCCATCGATTCATCGGACATCAGAGCGGGATCGGCGCATTGCGCACCGCGTTCGCGCGCGGCGAGATCACCGAGGATCAGTACCGCAGCAGGCTGGCCGTGCTGCGTGAGCCGAAGCGCCCCGCCAAGAGCTGA
- a CDS encoding response regulator transcription factor produces the protein MTDHRATEAPIRVLVVDDQALVRGGFVALLDAQDGIEVIGEADNGEQAVRMTRGLAPDVVLMDIRMPILDGLAATRMIAEDPKLTEVKVVVLTTFELDEYVFEAMRAGATGFLVKHTEPADLVRAVRVVAAGDALLSPGVTRRLIAEFSAHAKQPPPAAFTELTDREREVMTLVAEGLTNAEIGERLFMSPATARTHVSRILMKLDARDRTQLVVMAYESGLVRPGWQ, from the coding sequence ATGACAGACCATCGCGCAACCGAGGCGCCGATCCGGGTGTTGGTCGTCGACGATCAGGCGCTGGTGCGCGGCGGTTTCGTCGCACTGCTCGATGCCCAGGACGGCATCGAGGTGATCGGTGAGGCCGACAATGGTGAACAGGCCGTGCGGATGACCCGCGGGCTCGCCCCCGACGTGGTGCTGATGGACATCAGGATGCCGATCCTCGACGGACTGGCCGCCACCAGAATGATCGCTGAGGACCCGAAGCTCACCGAGGTGAAGGTCGTCGTGCTGACCACCTTCGAGCTCGACGAGTACGTCTTCGAGGCAATGCGCGCGGGTGCGACGGGTTTCCTGGTCAAACACACCGAACCGGCCGACCTCGTGCGCGCCGTCCGGGTGGTCGCCGCGGGTGACGCACTGTTGTCCCCCGGTGTCACCCGCCGCCTGATCGCCGAATTCTCCGCACACGCGAAACAACCGCCGCCCGCGGCCTTTACCGAACTCACCGACCGTGAGCGCGAGGTGATGACCCTGGTTGCCGAGGGTCTCACCAACGCCGAGATCGGCGAGCGCCTCTTCATGAGCCCGGCCACGGCCCGCACCCACGTGAGCCGAATCCTGATGAAGCTCGACGCCCGCGACCGCACCCAGCTCGTCGTCATGGCCTACGAATCCGGTTTGGTCCGCCCCGGCTGGCAATAG
- a CDS encoding sensor histidine kinase has translation MTAPGESKRGPVVRDWGLAFVVGVIQLAGGRNANMRQTGVHSLDVLGYTLLLVGPIALLLRRSQPLPVLLVTITSCAVYLLRGYGYGPIFISLVIAFISAAVIGSRWWTYPLVPIGYLALVWPLPALIGHPADPWLAFGMIAWLGVLVSIAEGIRQRQAVLVARRQRAEAARRDEQAQRQRRASEERLAIARELHDVLAHSLSLINVQSSVALELFDKKPQQAESALAAIKTASKDALAEVHTLLHAIRTGATAAEAQAEPLLERTDGTTRGSTAGRDSKRAQRYSTDPDSRQSESQPPPLRPTPAPRTPAPSIEDLDTLLRRARAAGLIVDTRIIGTAHRLPSVIDVAAARIIQESLTNVARHAPGAAATVTVRYTADSVDITVDNTRPTGTRSGSSGGNGVIGMRERAHALGGALTAGPRPSGGFRVAARLPASVPTEDADNPSGSTAQEV, from the coding sequence GTGACAGCGCCAGGGGAATCGAAACGTGGCCCGGTCGTTCGGGACTGGGGCCTCGCGTTCGTCGTCGGGGTGATCCAGCTTGCCGGTGGGCGCAATGCGAACATGCGCCAAACCGGCGTGCACTCGCTGGACGTGCTCGGCTACACGCTGTTGCTCGTCGGACCCATCGCCCTGCTCCTGCGCCGATCACAGCCGCTGCCCGTGCTACTTGTGACGATCACGTCCTGTGCGGTGTATCTGCTGCGCGGCTACGGCTACGGCCCGATCTTCATTTCGCTGGTGATCGCCTTTATTTCCGCGGCAGTCATCGGGTCGCGGTGGTGGACTTATCCGCTCGTGCCGATCGGCTATCTCGCACTGGTCTGGCCACTGCCCGCGCTGATCGGGCACCCCGCCGACCCGTGGCTGGCTTTCGGGATGATCGCCTGGCTCGGCGTGCTGGTTTCGATCGCCGAGGGCATCAGGCAACGACAGGCGGTGCTGGTGGCGCGCAGACAGCGGGCCGAAGCCGCCCGCCGCGACGAGCAGGCGCAGCGGCAGCGGCGGGCCAGCGAGGAGCGGCTCGCTATCGCACGCGAGCTGCACGATGTGCTGGCCCACAGCCTTTCGCTGATCAATGTGCAGTCATCGGTGGCGCTGGAACTGTTCGACAAGAAACCGCAGCAGGCGGAGTCGGCGCTGGCCGCGATCAAGACCGCGAGCAAGGACGCACTGGCCGAGGTGCACACGTTGTTGCACGCGATTCGCACCGGTGCGACGGCCGCCGAGGCGCAGGCCGAGCCCCTGCTCGAGCGGACCGACGGCACCACACGCGGCTCCACCGCAGGCCGCGATTCGAAACGCGCGCAACGTTATTCGACCGACCCGGACAGCAGGCAGTCCGAATCACAACCGCCACCACTTCGCCCCACTCCAGCGCCACGGACGCCCGCGCCGAGCATCGAGGATCTGGACACCCTCCTGCGGCGGGCCCGTGCCGCCGGACTGATCGTCGACACCCGGATCATCGGCACCGCGCACCGGCTGCCGAGCGTCATCGACGTGGCAGCGGCCAGGATCATCCAGGAATCACTCACCAACGTGGCACGGCACGCGCCGGGCGCTGCGGCGACGGTGACCGTGCGCTACACCGCGGACTCGGTCGACATCACCGTCGACAACACCCGCCCCACCGGCACCCGGTCCGGATCCAGCGGGGGCAACGGCGTCATCGGCATGCGGGAGCGGGCGCACGCGCTCGGCGGCGCACTCACCGCAGGCCCACGGCCGAGCGGCGGATTCCGGGTCGCGGCCCGGCTACCCGCCAGCGTGCCGACCGAGGACGCGGACAACCCCAGTGGTTCCACCGCTCAGGAGGTGTGA
- a CDS encoding ABC transporter ATP-binding protein, translating into MTDSIVVTAGLTKRYGAHTAVDRVSMNVGAGEIYGFLGPNGAGKTTTLRMLVGLIRPSSGTATVLGHTPGDPAVVRRIGVLIEGPGFYPYLSGRDNLRVLAKYRGLDRAAVDEALDRVGLAGRADDKFRTYSLGMKQRLGVGAALLGRPDLLILDEPTNGLDPQGMAEMRELITTLAGDGHAVLLSSHMLSEVQEICDRVGVISGGNLLVESTVAELRGASSLLLRAEPLELAFPAVRQVVGDRSALLTAGGIRIESGADTAPAVARAVIEAGADLLELRIDEKSLEEVFFEMTQLEAAK; encoded by the coding sequence ATGACAGATTCCATCGTGGTCACCGCAGGGCTGACCAAACGCTACGGCGCCCACACCGCCGTCGACCGCGTGAGCATGAATGTCGGGGCCGGTGAGATCTACGGATTCCTCGGCCCGAACGGTGCGGGCAAGACGACCACGTTGCGCATGCTGGTCGGCCTGATCCGCCCGAGCAGCGGCACCGCGACCGTGCTCGGCCATACGCCGGGTGACCCGGCGGTGGTCCGCCGCATCGGTGTCCTGATCGAGGGCCCCGGCTTCTATCCCTACCTGTCCGGCCGCGACAACCTGCGGGTGCTCGCGAAATACCGGGGCCTGGACCGTGCCGCTGTCGACGAGGCGCTCGACCGGGTCGGACTCGCGGGCCGCGCCGACGACAAGTTCCGCACCTATTCCCTCGGTATGAAGCAGCGCCTCGGCGTCGGCGCGGCCCTGCTCGGCCGTCCCGATCTGCTGATCCTCGACGAACCGACGAACGGCCTCGACCCGCAGGGCATGGCCGAAATGCGGGAGCTGATCACCACTCTCGCCGGTGACGGGCACGCGGTACTGCTGTCGAGTCACATGCTCAGCGAGGTGCAGGAGATCTGCGACCGCGTCGGCGTCATCTCCGGTGGCAACCTGCTCGTGGAATCCACTGTGGCCGAATTGCGTGGCGCCTCTTCACTCTTGCTGCGTGCCGAGCCGCTCGAATTGGCCTTCCCCGCGGTGCGACAGGTGGTCGGTGATCGTTCAGCGCTGTTGACGGCGGGCGGCATTCGGATCGAATCCGGTGCCGACACTGCTCCCGCTGTCGCCCGCGCGGTGATCGAGGCAGGCGCGGATCTGCTGGAACTTCGAATCGATGAAAAGTCCCTCGAAGAAGTCTTCTTCGAAATGACCCAGCTGGAGGCGGCGAAATGA